One Mycolicibacterium goodii genomic region harbors:
- a CDS encoding ThuA domain-containing protein: protein MTNVLYLYGGWPGHSPYNIAEWTRGLVGELGFRLEESQDIFTLDRDLTSYDLIILGWNNALTTEDLSDSQEDHLLAAVEAGTGVAAWHGAAAAFRSSLRYHLMLGGDFLAHPAGEGYPQPYDVKILDTEHEVTRGVNDFPVASEQYYMSVDPNNHVLAETTFSGEHFAWFDGLKSPVAWVRHWGEGRVFYHSIGHAPQDLAGDDVRRLTKQGLAWAARRRGDV from the coding sequence ATGACGAACGTCCTCTACCTCTACGGCGGCTGGCCGGGGCACAGTCCGTACAACATTGCCGAGTGGACGCGTGGGTTGGTCGGCGAGTTGGGATTCCGCCTGGAGGAGTCGCAGGACATCTTCACCCTAGACCGTGATCTGACCTCTTACGATTTGATCATCCTTGGGTGGAACAATGCTCTGACGACCGAGGACCTGTCTGATTCGCAGGAGGATCACCTCTTGGCGGCGGTCGAGGCGGGCACGGGCGTGGCGGCGTGGCACGGCGCTGCTGCGGCGTTCCGGTCCAGCCTGCGATATCACCTGATGCTGGGCGGCGATTTCCTCGCACACCCCGCCGGCGAGGGTTACCCGCAGCCTTATGACGTCAAGATTCTCGACACCGAACATGAGGTGACCCGGGGCGTCAACGACTTCCCGGTCGCATCTGAGCAGTACTACATGAGCGTGGACCCCAACAACCATGTGCTTGCCGAGACGACTTTCTCGGGTGAGCACTTCGCTTGGTTCGACGGACTGAAAAGCCCTGTCGCCTGGGTGCGGCACTGGGGTGAGGGCAGGGTGTTCTATCACTCTATCGGCCATGCGCCACAGGATCTGGCGGGTGACGACGTGCGGCGTCTGACCAAGCAAGGCCTGGCATGGGCGGCACGCCGCCGGGGCGACGTCTGA
- a CDS encoding aspartate ammonia-lyase gives MAVTAPTTAPRIEYDSLGALSVPGDAYYGIHTARAVENFSISRVTVAAYPEFVGALAAVKRAAAEANQELGLLDGRRAGAIAAACDEIRAGRLHEHFVVDAIQGGAGTSTNMNANEVIANRALEILGFARGDYSELHPLEHVNMSQSTNDVYPTAIKIALQEQLAALVTTLRRVSAAFGVKAEEFKDILKMGRTQLQDAVPMTLGQEFGTYAVMVGEDADRLGEAAQLICEINLGGTAIGTRLNSHPRYADLVCEKLTAVTGLSLSTARDLVEATQDVGAFVQVSGVLKRTALKLSKICSDLRLLSSGPRAGLNEINLPAVQPGSSIMPGKVNPVIPEVVNQVAFEIVGCDVAVSMAAESGQLQLNAFEPIIAHSLFQSLTHLDRACRTLIDKCITGITANRERLLDSVTHSIGVVTALSPYIGYAEAARIAKMALMTGEPIPDLVVAEQLLTSDQVDDLLKPEALVGPRELLVLKREIRTGMEGSANS, from the coding sequence ATGGCGGTGACAGCGCCGACGACGGCGCCGCGGATCGAGTACGACTCACTGGGTGCACTCTCGGTTCCCGGCGACGCCTATTACGGGATCCACACCGCGCGTGCGGTGGAGAATTTCTCCATCTCACGCGTCACGGTCGCGGCGTATCCGGAATTCGTCGGAGCGCTAGCAGCGGTGAAACGTGCTGCCGCCGAAGCAAATCAGGAGCTCGGACTACTCGACGGCCGCCGCGCGGGCGCGATCGCCGCAGCCTGTGACGAGATACGTGCCGGCCGACTGCACGAACACTTCGTGGTCGATGCGATTCAGGGCGGTGCCGGCACCTCGACGAACATGAACGCCAACGAGGTCATTGCGAACCGTGCTCTGGAAATACTCGGTTTCGCTCGCGGTGACTACTCCGAGCTGCACCCGCTCGAACACGTCAACATGAGTCAGAGCACCAACGACGTCTATCCGACCGCGATCAAGATCGCACTGCAGGAGCAGCTCGCGGCGCTCGTAACCACATTGCGCCGTGTCTCGGCGGCGTTCGGGGTCAAGGCCGAGGAGTTCAAGGACATCCTGAAGATGGGACGCACCCAGTTGCAGGACGCCGTCCCGATGACACTCGGTCAGGAGTTCGGGACGTACGCGGTGATGGTCGGTGAAGACGCCGATCGGCTGGGGGAGGCCGCGCAACTGATCTGTGAGATCAATCTGGGCGGCACGGCCATCGGAACCAGGTTGAACTCGCATCCCCGCTACGCGGACCTGGTGTGCGAGAAGCTGACGGCCGTCACCGGTCTGTCCTTGTCGACCGCCCGCGATCTCGTCGAGGCGACGCAGGACGTCGGGGCGTTCGTCCAGGTGTCGGGTGTCCTCAAGCGGACCGCGTTGAAGTTGTCAAAAATCTGCAGCGACCTCCGACTGTTGTCGTCGGGGCCGAGGGCGGGCCTCAATGAGATCAATCTGCCTGCCGTGCAGCCGGGGTCGAGCATCATGCCAGGGAAGGTCAACCCCGTCATCCCCGAAGTCGTCAATCAGGTCGCCTTCGAGATCGTGGGTTGTGACGTGGCTGTCAGCATGGCCGCGGAATCCGGTCAGCTGCAGTTGAACGCGTTCGAACCGATCATCGCTCACAGCCTGTTCCAGTCTTTGACACACCTCGATCGCGCGTGCCGCACACTCATCGACAAGTGCATCACCGGTATCACTGCCAATCGAGAGCGCTTGTTGGATTCGGTGACCCACTCGATCGGCGTCGTCACTGCGCTGAGCCCCTACATCGGTTACGCCGAAGCGGCCCGCATCGCCAAGATGGCGTTGATGACCGGTGAGCCCATCCCAGATCTGGTCGTGGCGGAACAGTTACTCACCTCCGATCAGGTAGATGATTTACTCAAGCCGGAGGCCCTCGTCGGTCCCCGGGAACTGCTGGTGCTGAAAAGAGAGATCCGCACCGGAATGGAAGGAAGCGCCAACTCATGA
- the hisD gene encoding histidinol dehydrogenase, with protein sequence MPVTLKAPTTTVGAPHKSNPQVIETVARVLADIRDNGDAAVRRYSEQFDEWTPSSFRLSDADVAKIVSDLPVTVIEDLTFVQRQVRNFAQAQRDSMLDIEIETLPGVKLGHRHVPVSASGAYVPGGRYPLTASAHMTVVTAKVAGVERVAATTPPNQGSAPAISVAAMHLAGADEIYVLGGVQAIGALALGTETIAPVNLLTGPGNAYVAEAKRQLFGEVGIDLFAGPTEVLIIADESADPFVVAADLLSQAEHGPDSPVVLITTSERVGRETIAEVARQLQNLPTNDIAAVSWDNHGEVHVVDSLEDAFGLADRYASEHVQILTEEPRRALAEMRNYGALFLGEKTCVSFGDKAIGTNHVLPTLGAANYTGGLWVGKFLKTVTYQEIEDAASSAELGRICGRASRLENFEGHARSADVRAAKFGGDELPWTGHRFVVDAPAQI encoded by the coding sequence GTGCCGGTCACCCTCAAGGCCCCGACCACCACGGTCGGCGCGCCACACAAGAGCAACCCTCAGGTCATCGAGACGGTTGCGCGGGTTCTCGCCGACATCAGGGACAACGGTGATGCGGCGGTGCGCCGATACTCCGAGCAGTTCGACGAGTGGACCCCGTCGTCATTCCGCCTCAGCGATGCCGACGTCGCCAAGATCGTGTCGGACCTTCCGGTCACCGTGATCGAAGACCTGACCTTCGTGCAGCGGCAGGTACGTAACTTCGCTCAGGCGCAGCGCGATTCGATGCTTGACATCGAGATCGAGACGTTGCCGGGTGTGAAACTCGGACACAGGCACGTGCCTGTCTCCGCGTCCGGTGCCTACGTGCCCGGTGGCCGGTATCCGCTCACCGCATCGGCGCACATGACCGTGGTCACCGCGAAGGTCGCCGGCGTGGAACGAGTTGCCGCGACAACGCCGCCCAATCAAGGCAGCGCTCCGGCCATCAGCGTGGCGGCGATGCATCTGGCCGGGGCCGACGAGATTTATGTCCTCGGCGGCGTCCAGGCGATCGGGGCGTTGGCACTCGGCACCGAGACCATCGCGCCGGTCAACCTGTTGACCGGCCCGGGGAACGCCTACGTGGCAGAAGCCAAACGGCAGTTGTTCGGTGAGGTGGGCATCGATCTGTTCGCCGGACCGACAGAGGTCCTCATCATCGCCGACGAGAGCGCCGATCCTTTTGTGGTTGCGGCAGACCTGTTGAGCCAGGCCGAGCACGGCCCGGATTCGCCGGTGGTCCTGATCACCACCTCGGAGCGGGTGGGGCGCGAGACGATCGCCGAGGTCGCACGGCAGTTGCAGAACCTGCCGACCAACGACATCGCCGCGGTGTCATGGGACAACCACGGCGAGGTGCACGTCGTCGACTCGCTCGAAGACGCCTTCGGGCTCGCGGACCGCTACGCCAGTGAGCATGTGCAGATCCTCACCGAAGAGCCCAGGCGGGCACTGGCCGAGATGCGCAACTACGGCGCTCTGTTCCTCGGCGAGAAGACATGTGTCTCGTTCGGCGACAAGGCCATCGGAACGAACCATGTCCTCCCCACACTGGGCGCGGCGAATTACACCGGCGGTCTGTGGGTAGGCAAGTTCTTGAAGACCGTGACCTACCAGGAGATCGAGGACGCGGCGTCCAGCGCCGAACTCGGCCGCATCTGCGGTCGGGCGTCGCGGCTGGAGAACTTCGAGGGGCACGCGCGTTCCGCTGATGTCCGTGCCGCCAAGTTCGGCGGTGACGAGCTGCCCTGGACCGGGCACCGTTTCGTCGTCGACGCGCCCGCGCAGATCTAG
- a CDS encoding LacI family DNA-binding transcriptional regulator yields the protein MVTMRDVAKAAGVSQAAVSYAYSGSPRVSAQVRDRIFTIAHDLGYTGPNIAGSSLRSGRIGTVGVLVPGSLALAVEDPSTMLLLKGIVEVGELADVALTLLPVVVSGPSDGTHPIKPAALRGLVDGVVLHCLPNDHPAVTAVVARRTPAVAIDSPRLPHMPYVTIDHRSGGIEQMNHVLSLGHRRIGVITDRIGAVSAPGLHHRFDASATTEAYLHDRLTGYVEACRRANVAADDLMVIEAAGIDMSSGVEAAGQLLDMGPTAIVATSDVHAAAAIKEATRRGLQVPGDVSVIGFDDAPLAELIGLTTIHQPLADKGRTAAAMLLDVIAGKPRRRSVKKTELKVRDTTGRPPD from the coding sequence ATGGTCACGATGAGGGATGTCGCCAAGGCCGCCGGCGTGTCACAGGCGGCGGTCTCATATGCCTACAGCGGCTCCCCGCGCGTCTCGGCTCAGGTGCGCGACAGGATATTCACCATTGCCCATGACCTCGGGTACACCGGCCCGAACATCGCGGGCAGCAGCCTTCGTTCCGGCCGGATCGGAACCGTCGGCGTGCTCGTCCCTGGCTCACTCGCACTCGCCGTCGAGGATCCGTCCACGATGCTGCTCCTGAAGGGCATCGTCGAAGTCGGTGAGCTTGCCGATGTCGCGCTCACCCTGCTACCCGTTGTCGTCTCTGGCCCGAGCGACGGAACGCACCCGATCAAACCGGCGGCATTGAGGGGCCTGGTCGACGGGGTTGTGCTGCACTGCCTGCCGAATGACCATCCCGCCGTGACCGCCGTGGTGGCCCGGCGTACGCCCGCGGTGGCGATTGACTCCCCTCGTCTGCCTCACATGCCGTACGTGACGATCGATCACCGGTCCGGTGGCATCGAACAGATGAATCATGTTCTGTCGCTGGGTCACCGACGCATCGGAGTGATCACCGATCGTATCGGCGCAGTGAGTGCGCCAGGGTTGCACCACCGCTTCGACGCGTCCGCCACGACCGAGGCGTACCTGCATGATCGACTGACCGGATATGTGGAGGCATGCCGGAGGGCGAACGTCGCCGCTGATGACCTCATGGTGATCGAAGCGGCGGGTATCGACATGTCCAGCGGCGTCGAGGCGGCAGGGCAACTGCTCGACATGGGCCCCACGGCGATCGTCGCCACCTCCGACGTGCACGCCGCCGCGGCGATCAAGGAGGCCACCCGCAGGGGTCTTCAGGTACCGGGCGATGTGTCCGTGATCGGTTTCGACGACGCGCCGCTCGCCGAGCTCATAGGTCTCACCACGATCCACCAACCACTCGCCGACAAGGGACGCACCGCGGCCGCGATGCTGCTGGACGTGATCGCCGGAAAGCCGAGGCGCCGATCGGTGAAGAAGACAGAACTCAAGGTGCGCGACACCACCGGGCGGCCGCCGGATTGA
- a CDS encoding APC family permease, producing MSINHGGGRSLAGDDAHLRVLGYEEKFDRKIGQWSNFALGFLYLSPLVGVLSMFTQALTTAGPPAIGWLLIAAFGQLLVAMVFGEIVSQFPIAGGLYQWARRLWNGPYAWIMSWIYIAGIVVGCTTTAMFSADFVLALFHSDSNISSTPLQKFIIATCVVLICIGLNSTGSKTLATIAKVGLAAEVAGIVVVGLYLLIFARKNEFSVLFNTFGTGSGGDYTSAFFTAAIIGLVLYYGFEACGEVAEETPNPSRAIPRSMMLTVVLGGGAAIFAFVGYILAAPNLQAIVDGEVANPITAILTDTFGVAGTKIFLLIALTSFLACVMGQQAAGSRLIFSFARDDMFPGSNIFKKISNRKVPLNALGFVAGLCILLFLLLFLLPDALFRVAAFQMLAGYFAFQMVVFAALRARAKGWRPGGSWTLGKWGWPVGIGALVYGVFSMIVLARPNGDQELPFYDRWIALIGFVVVSVVGLLYMWIAKPYRKSTAPEGDAIDIANLLREHRAKHDMESFAEGVPLAESRLSPEVTRRSAETERRDTVSSAD from the coding sequence ATGTCCATCAACCACGGCGGGGGGAGGTCGCTTGCGGGCGACGACGCCCACCTCCGCGTCCTCGGCTACGAGGAGAAGTTCGACCGCAAGATCGGCCAGTGGTCGAACTTCGCACTAGGCTTCCTCTACCTGTCTCCCTTGGTGGGCGTGCTGTCGATGTTCACCCAGGCTCTCACCACCGCTGGACCGCCCGCGATCGGCTGGCTTCTGATCGCGGCTTTCGGCCAGCTCTTGGTCGCGATGGTCTTCGGTGAGATCGTGTCACAGTTTCCGATCGCCGGCGGTCTCTACCAGTGGGCGCGCCGGCTCTGGAATGGTCCATACGCCTGGATCATGTCGTGGATCTACATCGCGGGCATTGTCGTCGGCTGTACCACCACGGCCATGTTCAGCGCGGATTTCGTGCTCGCCCTCTTCCACTCGGATTCCAATATCTCCTCGACGCCGCTGCAGAAGTTCATCATCGCCACGTGCGTCGTGCTGATCTGCATCGGCCTCAACTCGACCGGATCCAAAACTCTGGCCACCATTGCCAAGGTCGGCCTGGCGGCCGAAGTCGCCGGTATCGTCGTTGTGGGCCTTTACTTGTTGATCTTCGCCCGCAAGAACGAGTTTTCGGTGTTGTTCAACACGTTCGGGACGGGCAGCGGCGGCGACTACACGAGTGCCTTCTTCACCGCGGCGATCATCGGCCTCGTCCTCTACTACGGATTCGAGGCCTGTGGAGAGGTCGCTGAGGAAACACCGAATCCCAGCCGGGCCATCCCGCGGTCGATGATGCTCACGGTGGTTCTCGGTGGCGGCGCTGCGATCTTCGCCTTCGTCGGTTACATCCTTGCGGCGCCGAACCTGCAGGCCATCGTGGACGGTGAGGTCGCCAATCCGATCACCGCCATCCTCACCGACACCTTCGGTGTGGCCGGCACGAAGATCTTCCTGCTCATCGCTTTGACGTCATTTCTGGCCTGTGTCATGGGCCAGCAGGCAGCGGGCAGCCGACTGATCTTCTCCTTCGCTCGCGATGACATGTTCCCGGGCAGCAACATCTTCAAGAAGATCTCGAACCGCAAAGTGCCGCTGAACGCCCTGGGATTCGTCGCTGGGCTGTGCATCCTGCTCTTCCTGCTGCTGTTCCTGCTTCCGGACGCATTGTTCCGCGTCGCCGCCTTCCAGATGCTCGCCGGATACTTCGCCTTCCAGATGGTCGTCTTCGCGGCACTTCGCGCCCGCGCCAAGGGCTGGAGGCCCGGGGGTAGCTGGACGCTCGGCAAGTGGGGCTGGCCCGTCGGCATCGGCGCGCTTGTGTACGGCGTGTTCTCGATGATCGTGCTCGCCCGGCCGAACGGTGACCAGGAGTTGCCCTTCTACGACCGGTGGATCGCGTTGATCGGGTTTGTTGTGGTCTCAGTTGTCGGGCTGCTGTACATGTGGATCGCGAAGCCCTACCGGAAGTCGACGGCTCCCGAAGGTGACGCGATCGACATCGCGAACCTGCTGCGTGAGCACCGCGCCAAGCACGACATGGAGTCGTTCGCCGAGGGGGTGCCGCTCGCCGAGTCGAGGCTTTCGCCGGAGGTCACCCGGCGCAGCGCCGAGACCGAACGGCGCGACACCGTCTCGTCAGCGGACTGA
- a CDS encoding VOC family protein — protein sequence MGEIKEPRVPTLRAVDHVAYTVPDLEAAVAFFVDHFGAELIYRDGPFRDEDGDGMRRRLDVDQLAQCTIAMIRIGKHHNVELFEYEAPDRNTRLPRNSDVGGHHLAFYVDDIDAGYDYVRSIPGVVVQEGPNGVDPQAPVAGQRWFYFKSPWGMQLELTTCATDGFYEGLPAAAQARPADTWR from the coding sequence ATGGGCGAGATCAAAGAACCACGGGTACCGACCCTTCGAGCGGTTGACCACGTCGCGTACACGGTGCCGGACCTCGAGGCGGCGGTGGCGTTCTTCGTCGATCACTTCGGTGCCGAGCTGATCTACCGCGACGGACCGTTCCGAGACGAGGACGGTGACGGTATGCGACGCCGGCTCGACGTCGATCAGTTGGCGCAGTGCACCATCGCGATGATCCGGATCGGCAAGCACCACAATGTGGAACTGTTCGAGTACGAGGCACCGGATCGCAACACCCGGCTGCCCCGCAACAGCGACGTGGGTGGCCATCATCTGGCGTTCTATGTCGACGACATCGACGCGGGTTATGACTACGTCAGGTCCATTCCCGGCGTGGTGGTGCAAGAGGGCCCCAATGGCGTCGATCCGCAGGCGCCCGTCGCCGGGCAGCGGTGGTTCTATTTCAAGTCTCCCTGGGGGATGCAGCTGGAACTGACCACGTGCGCCACCGACGGATTCTACGAGGGGCTGCCCGCCGCCGCGCAGGCTCGGCCCGCTGACACATGGCGGTGA